TTTAATGGTTTGTTTTACCTCAGTTCGGTCCCAGCAATACATTACTCCAAGTATTGGGTATAGTTTGGCATTTTTTAGTTCTGATGATCTTGATTTATTTAAAGATACGTACAATTCGTTTCATAGGAGTTTTCAATTTGGTTTAATCAAAGGATTTAGTGGCTTAAGTCAGCCGGTTGGAATCCGTCTGGAACTAGGGTATCATCATTTTGGAAAATTGGCGATGTTTGCTAACGTGGGATTTCAAAATGTTTTTACCAAAGATTTTGCGGAATTTGACAATTTTGAAGAAAGAGAATTGATATTGAGACAGAGAAGTTTTCTCATTGAAGGCGGTATTGGACCTCGTATCAAGCAATTTTTTATAACCGGAGTTTTTGCTGTTTATTTTAACAAAAAATTATCACTTGAAAGTTCTTATAGAGCCCCTCCCGATCCTGAAGGGGCAAATCCTTTGAATGGTAAATATGAAAGTAACAATACCATTTCAACCGATTTTGGTATTTCAGTCGGAGTTAATAAAGATCCTGTGATATTAACACTTAAACTTATGTATCCTTTGTTTACCGGAGGGAAAAATGAAGTGTTAACAGATGATAATCTGGCAAAAATTGCAGCCGGAACATCTGTTTTTCCGGATAATTTTGAAAGCTCTTTTTTTAATGAACCATATAAAGGCATTAAATCGAATATTGATGGGTTTAAAATCATTTTAACTCTCGGTATTCCATTACAGGTAAGAGAGTAATATAATTGTCAAACTTCCGAAGTTTTTCTGTATTCTCACCTTTCCCTTGGTGAAGGGGAATATTATGAAGCTAAAAAAAAATCGTTTTCAAAAACTGTTTTATTTGCTTTGTTGTGTGTTACTTCGATAAAATAGGTTTAAATACACTCCATTTCCTGATAGCAATCTAAGGGTTTTTCGGCCTCAATTTTCAGATTTTTCCCAGATTGTATCCCCATTCTATAATTATATCCTGACATTTCCCTGGTCACATTCAAATAGTTTTGAATCTTTTTTCATCATTCGTCCCGACTTGGACTATGATTTTTTAAGACATTCAAATCCCCACGATGAAGAAGCTGTGTGTAAAAGGATTGACAATTAATTTTTATAGAAAATTCAAGAAAAGCATACAATTGTCATCCCGTCGTGACGGGATCTTGTTAAAAAACAACATCTTACATGAGCCAAACTAGATTCCTACTGAATGACATTATGTTTTCACACAACCTCTGAATCGCGGGGCTAAAATCGTACCTTTATTTTAGGATTAAAAGTTGGCGCTATTGTAATAACAGATTCAAACTGTAAAAATCCTTGTAGATAATCTGTTTTTTGATATTTTAAAAATTGTTTAACTAGATATTATGGTTTGGATTAATTCTAACTCGCTCAGTTGCATTTCTTAATTGTTCCTTTATGATTTCATCTGTAACTGGTTCGCTTAAGATGACGCTGGCTCTTTGAATATACCTTGGTTGTAATTTATTTAATGTTAACGCATAAATATCTTGAATATCAATTCTGTCAGGCTCAAATTCCGGGAATTCTGTAAGAACTTTAGGAAGAAGGCTAATAACACGAGTTTCATTTTTGTTTCTAATATCTATTAATGAAATATCTCCAAGCATATATTTTTCTTCTTTATTCACTTTTGCTATGTTGTTCATTTCTTCTATCTTTCATAGAAATTGGAAATTAATAAATATTAGGTTTTAATCAAAAATCATTACTCTCGGTGATATATTATTCACTGGAAAATCATCTCAAAATAGCGCTACCGTGCAAAGTCTAAATTACGCTTTTCCTTATTGGCAATACCTGAAATGATTCCTGCCAGTCCCGTTACTTAGGTTATCGGCAATCGAATTTAAATCATAAGTCAATAGATAAAAGTTGGTTAATAGCAAGGCATCGCCCCATTTTAAGGGAGAGCTTTACACTTAAAAAGAAGGCAGCTCTCACCTTTTTCATATTTGCAAGGGTATTATAAAATTCCGATTCCGAGACCCGTATACGCCTGAAAAATGAGGAATAGAATCGGTTGGCGGATAAATGGTTACCACCAGCACGTATCTACCATCCATTCACCTGACACAACGCCTGATCGTCTGATCTAAGGCAGGAGCCCTTAATGCCGTGGGCTGGGATCTGTGCGGGAGGTACAGAGTAACTGGCATTTCTACCGCGACTTTAATATTTTAAGAGAAAAAATGAACAATATTAAAATGAATCTAAAAACCAATTCCTACCCTCAGAGTTAAGAAATTGCCCACAATTACTGTTATAAGCGATTCCCATAAATTAATCCGGTCTGAAGTTTGTCAGCCTATTCAAAACGCAGATTATGTCATTCATGCCGGTGATATTGGCAGTACCAAAACTTATGTGGATTTTCAGAACCTCAATGCTAATATCATTTTTGTGCGAGGCAATATGGATCGCATTCAAGAACTTCCGGATATCCCCGAAACCAACGCTTTCTCCATATCCGGACATGACTTTTACATCCTCCACGAAATTGACAAGCTGGATATAAATCCCCAGGGAAATTTTGATATTGTCATTTTTGGCCATTCCCATAAACCGGGAAAATACACAAAAAATGGCGTTCTATATCTCAATCCGGGAAGCATTGGTCCACGGCGTTTCACTTTACCCATTTCTTTTGCTAAGATCATCATTGACAAAGAGAATCAATTTACAGTAAAATTCTTTAACATCCTAAATCCTTCCCTTCATGGAGATACATTGATTAATTGACATATTCAAGAAATTATTGCTTGATTAATTCGTTAATTATATGTTAACTTATTATTAATTATAGGCCTTTAAATCAAATAGGTATAAATTAGTGTAAATTTTCATTTTGAAAAAGGCCTGGCAATAGTCATTTTATTGGACATGGATGTCAAATTGACTAATCTCGTGTTCTTTGGGTGGCTTTTGTCTGTCTTCTCACCGAATTTTCCTTCTTAATACACGAAAGACAGGGGCTCCTGCAGGTATTTCCAAGATATTGGATGATGTCTAAATCGTTCTAAGAATAATATCATGAATAATTCTAAGAAAAAAATTGTGCTGCACCTATTTCTTGTTGTAACGATCAACTTTATTCAAATACAGCAAGAGAAAACCGAAGCAGCAATCCCGGATGATTGGCCAAATTATGCCAGCAATCCTTTTTTGATAACTATACCGGAGCCAGTGAAAGATAAACAATTCTTTGTAATCGATCTGAATCAAGATGGCTTATTGGATTTTACATACCGATCTGAATCCAAACTTTTTGCGATTGATCATTTTGGCAATCTAATGTGGCAAGCTTCGGTCGAAAACCCCGATGGAAAAAACGGTGGAACAAGGCATGCCGCAGCAGATATTGACGGTGATAATGTTATCGAAATTCTTGCATTGGATGGCTCTAATCAAATTCTGGTATTTAATGGGTTAAACGGCCAGATTGAACAAACGATTTCATTACCGATCATCGGTCCCAATAACCAATGGTTTCATATTGCCGTAGTTAATCTAAGGGGTAGAGGAGATCGAGATGTTATTCTCCAAACTCTGGATATCCTGGAAACTGAAACAAAAACTGTATCTTTTTATGTCAATCGAAACTTGCTCGCCTGGGATATGGAGAATAACCAGGAAATATGGCGCGTAGTATATGACTATAACGAATCTAATGGGATATATGATGGCTATTGGGGACCTGCGCATGGATCATTCCAGGCAGCAGATGTAGATGGTGATGGCTTGGATGAGGTTGTGGGTGGGAATATGATCGACCATGATGGAACAATTGTAGATTTGGGTTATCCAACAAATTGGGTGGGAATAAAATCCGGAGGCTTTGTCGATCATTTGGATTGTGTAAGTATCGGAGATTTTCGGCCTGATCTGCCGGGCCTGGAATGGATTGTAACGGAAGAAGATCACCAGGGAAAAACAGACTGGCATACCACGATGTTGTCTGCAAATGGCATTATTTGGCGCAAGGAAACCCAGCTTTTCTCCAGAAAAGGCAAAGAGCCTCAAAATGTGGCTGCCGGAAATTTTGATTCGAACCGGTCATTTAGTGAAGTCTGGGTTCGATCCCGATTTGATGGGCCAACTGATTCACAACATCCCTGGATCTTTGATGCTTTTGGCAATGAGTTTCAGGATTATGATATGCAAGATGTTCTATCAGCAGGTTTTAATACGCATGAAAATGGCAATAGTGAGGGGGTGGAGATGATCTCAACCATTGACTGGGAAGGTGGTGAGAAACATTATTTTGCGGCCAAAGCCAGGCACATTGATGGCAATATAGGAGTTTTTGATGCATTAACCGGGGATGCAATTTGGCATACGCCGGAGGATTTTCCGGCGACAAACGCAACCCTGATTTATACGGCGGATATTGCAGGAGACAGTAGGGAAGAAGTCATTATTTATGATACGAGTGGAAAAATACAAATATATTGGAATCAAGCTGAGAATTTGAACCAGCCTGAATCGAGAAAATGGAATGATCCGCTTTACAAACGATTTAAGCAAAATTGGAATTATTATTCACCCGCCGGATATATTAATAAGCCTCCCAGGAAAGCTCAACTCACTGTAGCCGAAAATGGCGGAGGACAGGTCACAGATGCGTTTGGTTTATCCGGTTCAGTCACTTCAGCACAGCTATTTCGGTTGAGTTTAACAGCGTCGGTTGAAGTAGTTAATATGGGATCAAGCTTAACTTTAGGGATATCGTCTTCCGGGGTTGATAGCGGAGATTTTGCTAATCTACAACTCATAGAGGATACAAATAATAACGGGGTTATAGATCCGGGAGAAAATCAAGTAGGTACTTTGGAAAATCCCTTAAACATCGATGATGGAATCACATTTTCTGATTTCTTTGTGCCAGTTGGAACGATTGGTTATATATTTACGGCAGACCTTAATAATTTGGCAGGAGGGGATGAATTAACCGTGTCATTACAGGCGGGAAATATAACTAATGTGACAGGAGCAACAAGTGGTGTTAAGATCAGTGCGACCGGTACTGCAAGCTCCGTGACTCATATTGAAGATGAAGTCTCAAATTTGATATTCAGTGTAGAACGCTCATCCGGTAACGTGTTTTCCAAGGGATCATTCATACCAAGTGGTGCTGACCTGGCAGAATATATTCATGTTTCCGAGCCGGTGGAACCCGGTGACATAGTTGAACTGGATCCTTCAAAACCAAAACAGTATAGAAAAGCCCGGGCTTATAGCCCATTCGTATCAGGTGTAATCACTACGGAACCAGGGTTTACGCTAGGGAATAACCAAGAAAAATTGGAGCCAAACGTGGCTTTAGCAGGTGAAACAACATTAAATCCATGGATATTAAATCGATCATTGCTTGCGCTTGTGGGACAAGTGCCTGTGAAAGCTACAACCCAAAATGGACGAATATTCGTAGGAGATCTGCTGACGGTTTCCGGCAAACCCGGTTATGCCATGCGATGCAGTGAGGCTAAGTTCTGTGAAGGACAGATGATAGGCAAAGCTCTGGAAGGTCTGGAAAACGGGGAGGGGAAAATATTGGTTTTGTTAATGTCTCGTTAGATGATTTTTGTATCTCTACATCTCTCATCCCACTTTGCCGCTACAGCAAAAGTGAGCATATTTCTATTTCAAAATCTTATGGCAAAATACCCGGTTGACATTAGTGCGCCAATGATTTATCTTTATCTTTGAGCAATCCGTTATGTGCATCACAATCAATAATTGAATAATATAATAATAGTGTTATCGTAGAGAATACCTGATGAATAGAAAACATCCTTTTGTAAAAATGGGTTTAATAGGTTTCTCCATAATTATTGTTCTCAACCTGTTTATGCAATACGTACTAGGTGTTGGTGGTGAATCCTGGTGGTCAGCGTGGTTTCCTTTCTATTTGGTTTGGCTCGTATTCCTGGTTATTGGTATAGGACTTTCCAAAAAGAACAAACGTAACCCGGGAGAAAAATAACTTAATACAACATGTATAAACTCCATTAAAACATGGTTTATTAAATACCGGAAGGCACAAGTAAACAAAAAGAAAATTTATAAGTACACTATTAATATTTTTCGGAGTAGTTTTAACATGGTCTGCAATAAATCCGAAAGACTACTTCACCTGGCTATTGGAGGTAATGCCGGCGATTGTTGGATTGTTCATTCTTGCGGTTACCTATAAGAGATTTAGGTTTACCAACCTGGTTTATGGATTAATGCTCATTCATAGTTGTGTTTTAATGATAGGAGGACATTATACCTATGCGGAAGTCCCTTTGGAAGTACAGCAAACAAATTATAGATGTAATTGAAGCCTGGCAGGATTGGGTGTTAAACTCGACTGATGAAAATATGTTTTCAATTTTTCCTTGTACTTCAACAAAAAATACTACTTTTTCAATTGCCGGACAATATTTTGGAACCGTAGCCGAAACAAAAACAATAGTACAGAAATTGATTGATAATACTCCCCAGAGCAATCAGCCCGATTTTTATGCCTACATGCCCTTTGTTTCAGCCGTTCGATACAATGATGGTGAGCCCGGGCAATCCAGTTTTAAAGATACTTCTGGTTTTACGAAAAGTGTTTTAGATTCTAATGCCGTAAAGGAAATTTACAAATGGCTTTCCAACGCACCTTCGGCTAATTGTTTACTGCAAATGGATAGCTTTGGCAGAGCCATTAATAATCTATCTCCTTCTGCAACTGCCTTTCCTCATCGAAATATGAATTTTATTTACCAATTTCAGGCATATTGGGATTCCCCTGATGATAAAAAGAAACATGAAAACTGGGTTGATAACTTCTCAAAGGAAATACGAACCCAATTTATGGAAGATGCTTGTTATAGAAACTATGGTGATGTGACTTTGAGTGATTGGCAATATAAATACTACGCTAATAACTACGCCAAATTACAACAGATAAAACAAAAGTACGACCCTAAAGATTATTTCAAATACTCTCAAAGTATTGAATTACCTGCTTAATCGACGATTATTTGTGAAGTAGAAAAAAACAAACTCAGGATTTGTAGAAATGTTGCGTCGAGGTGTAATGCAATAATCAACTTTACTGAACGGTGCCAATAAAAATTCTTTACACATCATAAGTTGTCTCGATCGTCATAACAAGATACTCAAGTTCGTAAGAATTCTACAGTCGATAAATAAAGGATAAAATTGTGGACACCAAAGCCCTTAAATACATTTCAAAAAATTGCTTCCAATGTGGAAAAGCTTTTGGGTGTGGTTCTAATATCGGAAATGGAAAATGCTGGTGCGCGGAATTCCCGATTCTCCAATCCGCCGATTTAAATCAAGGTTGTTATTGCCCGGATTGTCTTAAAGATAGAATTTTGAAACAACAAAACAGTGAAGAAACAAAATAAAAGAAAATGAAAGAGCTCAGGATAATCAGCCTCATCGCCAGCAGCACCGAGACCATCTGTGCTTTGGGTTTTGAAAAGGAACTGGTCGGTATATCACACGAATGTGACTACCCGCCGTCTGTTCTGTCACTCCCGCAATGCTCGCAGCCCAAGTTCGACGTCCAGGGATCCAGTTTAGAGATCGATAAGCGAGTACGGGATGTTCTCCAAAACGCACTGTCGGTTTACAAAGTCGATGTCGAAAAACTCAAAGAATTAAATCCTACCGTAATTGTTACCCAGGACCACTGTGAAGTGTGCGCAGTTAATTTAAAAGAGGTTGAAGAAGCCGCTTGTGAAGTGCTTTCGTCCCGCCCCAGGATTGTTTCACTGGCTCCCAACACGCTGGCAGACATTTACCAGGGATTCAGGCAGATCAGTTCCGCTTTGGAGGCAGAAAAAAGTGGAGAACAATTGATTGCCCGAATGCAGGAAGGCATTGAGCAGATTGTAGAAAAGGCACAATCTTTAACCAAAAAGCCCAGGGTCGCTTTCCTTGAATGGATCGATCCGATATGGACCAGCGGCAGTTGGCTGCCTGAGTTAATAAAATATGCCGGAGGTATAGATCGTTTGGGTAAAAAAGGAGAACATTCCCATACGATAAATTTTCATGCGCTTCGGGAGACGGATGCCGAGATTATGATCATTGCCCCCTGTGGATATGACATCCCCAAGGCTCAGGAGGAAATGAGTCCGCTTGTTACTCATCCTGAGTGGAAAAACTTAAGGGCCGTGAAAGACAGGCAGGTGTACATCGTAGATGGGAATCAGTATTTTAATCGGCCGGGACCCAGGCTGCTTGACTCATTAAAAATTTTGGCTGAGATTATTCATCCGGAAAGTTTTGATTTCGGATACAATGAAAAAGGTTGGATCAAATGGAAACCAGAATGTTGAGAACAAACACAGAGAGTAAAAAATGAAACTTACAGCATTAATAACCGGAGCATCCAGCGGTATTGGATTGGAATTAGCAAAAATACACGCTTCTAAAGGTGATAATCTGGTATTGGTTGCGAGAAGTAAAAACAAACTGGACGAACTGAAATTGGAATTAGAAAAAAAATATGATAGTTCCGTTTATTCCATTTACAAGGATTTGTCAAACCCTGGTTCCGCCCTGGAAATATATACTGAGATAAAACAGCAAAATATTCAAATAGATTATCTTATTAATAATGCCGGTTTTGGTGTCTTTGGAATGTTTAATGAAACAGATGGGGATAAAGAAAACCGAATGATTCATCTTAACATTACAGCGTTGACACAGTTTTGTAAGCTGTATTTAAAAGATATGATACAGCGTGGAAGCGGAAAAATAATGAATGTTGCATCGACAGCTGCATTCCAACCCGGACCGACCATGGCAGTGTATTATGCAACAAAGGCCTATGTATTGCACTTTTCCGAAGCAATAAACAATGAAGTTAAAGGAACAGGCGTAACGGTAACGGCTTTCTGTCCCGGTGCAACGGAAAGCGGATTTCAAACTGCAGCAGCTATGGAAGAAAGTAATTTAGTAAAAGGGAAAAAATTACCCGGATCAAGAGAAGTTGCGGAGTACGGTTATAAAGCAATGATGAAAGGTAAGGCTGTTGCTATACACGGTTTTATGAATTTCCTTATGGCAAGCTCCGTTCGTTTTTCGCCAAGATCATTAGTCGTTAAAGTAACCAGAAAAATTCAAGGTAAGAAAGATTGAACTGCGACAAGTTTTGATTCACAAAAATGGAGTAAAAAATGAGTTTACGAATCGTTTTTTTGCTGCTTTGTATTTTGGGTTTTATCATGCCATATTCACAATTCATTCCGTTTCTCCAGGAAAATGGTTTAGATAGTGCTCTTTTTTTTCAGCAATTATTTGCTAATCACGTCAGTGGATTTTTTGGCTGGGATGTCATTGTTTCATCAGTGGTTCTTATCATTTTCATCCTATCAGAATCTAAGAGAATTGGCATGAAACCAACCTGGTTGCCAATTATTGCAACATTTACGGTAGGTGTTTCATTAGGTTTACCGCTTTTTAACTATTTGAGACAACTTAAACTGGAGCAAGTACATACGCAATAATCAACCCACTGCATGGGCGCGTAGCGATCCATCCGAGTATCTCAGTCAGGATTTGCGTGCACATGCCATTCTCCACGATGTCCCGCTGCATGACGTGTGGCGGCTGGACTTGCAGGGTGGTGGTGACGGGCGCACGGTTGCCGACATCCGCACGCTGGTCTCGGCGATCCGGCTGAGTGGTTTGGTTCGATTGCTGTTCGCTATTCGATGGCTGCTGGGTCGGTTGTTTAGATGGGATCGGGAGTCTGCAGGCGGTGAGGGTTTGTTTCAACTTCGCATCACGGAAGCGGATCGAGCCCGCTCCACCGTTGCCACCGGTACCAAAGACGGACCGTTCACCGTGCTATACGTTCATCCGACTGAAGCGATGAGTGAGATACGTAATTCGACGGTGCACGCCGCGCTTGTGTGGGTATTAATTCGACGTAAAGACGGGTATCCGGTTGTTATGGGCCATCTATGTGAAACCGGTTGGATGGTTTACCGCTTTCTACATGTTTCTCATCGAACCGTTTCGGCGATGGATTGTGTATCCAGCCCTATTACGTTGTCTGCATCGCTCATGGTGCTTAATATATCCTGGTCAAACACTAATTAATTACATTCAGGTTAAAAGTGCAGCTTTCTTAAAATCTTTTCATAATTTAATCATTTTTGTGAAAATTGCCGAAAAATTATAATAGAGAGGTTGACTTTCTAAGCATTCGATCCCTTTTATAGCAAATTTCATGTGAATATGATTAAAAATGCGATATTCGTTTTATAGCAATTCATATTAAAATTCGAGGCATTTCATGATTACCAAGAAGGGTATAACGACACTATCCAGGTTTCTTATTGATCAGGAAAGAGGATTACCTGAAGCAACTGGGGCGTTTTCCTATCTTTTTTCTGATTTATCCATTGCTGCAAAAGTAGTAAATAGTTCGGTGAATAGAGCGGGACTTGTCGATGTATTTGGATTTAGCGGAAGTGAAAATGTCTATGGCGAAGCGGTAAAAAAATTGGATGAAATCGCCAATGATACGATCATCAAAGCAATGGATCATGGCGGGCATGTCTGTGTTATGGCATCGGAAGAAAATGAGGATATTATACCCATTCCCAATCACTTTAAAAAGGGTAATTATGTTTTAATGTTTGATCCGTTGGATGGATCATCCAACATAGAAGCAAACAGCAGCATCGGAACTATTTTTTCAATTTATAGAAGAATAACTAAAAGTGGGGACGGAACATTGGAAGATTGCCTGCAGCCGGGTTACAAGCAAGTGTGCGCCGGTTATTTCTTGTATGGTTCCAGTACAATACTCGTTTATTCTACTGGTGCTGGTGTGCATGGATTTACTTTCGACCCGATGATAGGAGAGTTTTTACTTTCTCATGAGGATATTAAAGTGCCTAAAAATGGCAAAACTTTTTCTATGAACATGGGCAATATGAATAAATGGGCGGAAGGTTTACACAGATACTTTGATCATGTTACCACGCTTGATTCGAAAACAAACCGGCCTTATAGCCTGCGTTATAGCGGGTCCTTGGTTGCAGATTTCCATCGCAATCTTTTGTATGGCGGTGTGTTCCTTTATCCCGGCGATAAAAATAATCCGAAAGGAAAGTTGCGGTTGTTGTATGAAGCCAATCCGCTTGCTTTTTTAATTAAACACGCCGGTGGCGCGGCCAGCGACGGTGTTACCCCAATTCTCCAGAAAAAGCCGGAAAGTCTTCATGAAAGAACACCACTATTCATTGGCAGTAAAGAAGAACTACAACTTGTTGAAGAGTTTATCCAGGGCAAGAGATAAGTAATTCTTGAAATGAAAAAAAGGCCAAGTATTGAAATTCCCAGCCTTTTATAAACCAGATTGAATTATCCCTAAGCACTTAAAAACTAAGATTTAACGGTTAACACTCCTTTGTCCAAGCTCTTCTTGTTAAAAGTAATAGACAGGATTAACAAGATTCTTAAAAAATGGCATCACGAAATATATTTAAGCGATATTAGAAAAGCGGCGCCGGAGAAATGGAAAACCATCATTCGGCAACCGATGGCATGAATTTTCATAAATAACAAAATGGCAAGCATCAAATTACAACAAAAAAAGTGACAAAGGCACAAAGTTTTAAATAAATTCCAATTTTCAAACTTCCAAATCATAGATTTACTATTAAGAGTTTGATCATTGGTCTTTGAGTTTTGTGATCCCTGAACAAATCAGGGATAAGCTTATTTGAACTTTTGGATTTGCTTTTTGGAATTTTCTTTCTTGGATAATTTAGTTCACTTGATTCATAAAGACTAGAATTAGGAGTTTTTTAATGAACCTACTCGAACACATTGCCGACCAATTGGAGAGGATCTATGATGGGGACGCCTGGCATGGGGACGCCATTAAACCTATTCTGCACGGTGTGGATTCCCAAAAAGCCAATCGGAAACCCATTCCAAATGCTCATAGCATTTGGGAAATCGTAAACCATACCGCTGCCTGGCAGAATACTGTAATGACCTGTTTACAAGGAGAAGCATACCATAACCTGGATGGAGAAGAGGATTGGCCGCCCATCGAAGAAACCAGTGAAGAAGCATGGCAGACCGCATTGAAGGCATTGGAAGAAGCAACCTATTCGCTTAAGAGTTCTATCCTAAACTTTTCGGAAACCCGGTTGCACGAGAATGTTCCCGGTAAAAACTTTACTTTTTATGTGCTGTTACATGGTGTTATCCAGCATAACCTCTACCATGCCGGACAAATTGCTTTGCTAAAAAAGGCGGGTTGATCAATGAGCAATTGACAATGAACAATGATCAATTAGCAGTTAGCAATTATGGGATGGGGAGTTGGAGGAATTTAGGAGACAGGAGAAAAGAGCCAGGGACTGAAAGCAAGCTGATTGTTCCATGGCTTGTTTGATACCATGTTCCCCCAACATCGTTGAGGGATTTTGCAACCCCTGGCATAGACGAAGGGCATCACACCGAAGTTGAAAATAAATTTACTCTAATACACAAATGATCAAAAGAACTTGAAAAAACTGTTTTTTACGCTCACTATAGAGAATTTCTTTACAGGCACCCAACTTAAGGATAAACCAGGTGAATTGGACACAAAATATAAAAAATGCAATCACTAACATCGATGAACTTTTAGAAACTCTGGAAATCCAAAAGAAGGATTTGCCTGCCACTATCGATGAAATCAAGGAATTTCCACTAAGGGTTCCGAGAAGTTTTGTCGCCAGGATGCGGAAAGGCGATCCTCATGATCCGCTGTTAAAACAGGTGCTCCCGCTTTCTCTGGAAACCAAAAAAACTCCCGGGTATTGTACCGATCCACTCAACGAGCAGCAAGTGGCAAACGAGGCGGGATTCCTGCATAAATATTTTGGCCGCGTTTTGCTAATCCTTACCGGGGTTTGTGGTATTCATTGCCGTTATTGTTTCAGGCGCCATTTTCCATACGCTGAGTACTCCTTAAAATCCTCGCAGTGGGAAAGCGCTTTGAACACCATTGCTTCGAACACAGATATAAAGGAAGTCATCCTCAGCGGTGGCGACCCGTTAACCCTTGCGGATTCAAAACTAAAAGAGCTAGCCTGCAAACTTGCATCCATATCGCATGTGGAATTCATCAGAATACACACAAGAATGCCGATTATCATTCCCGAAAGGATCAATGATGAATTATTAGATTGGTTTACCGGAACCCGCCTTAAACCGGTTTTGGTCGTCCATGCCAATCATGCAAATGAAATCAATGGAAATGTTAAAGCTGCAATGTGCCGTCTGAAAGAAACCGGAGTCACCTTATTGAATCAAACCGTTTTGCTCAAAGGAGTTAATGATAGTGTAAAGGCGCTTCGCGATTTAAGCTATGCTTTGTTCGATTCAAACATTCTTCCGTATTATCTCCATCTGCTAGACAGAATCCAGGGAGCTGCACATTTTGAGATAGATGAGCAGAAGGCAAAGGAATTGTATCAGGAGCTTATGAATTGTCTTCCCGGTTATCTTGTACCGCGCATGGTGAGAGAGGTGCCGGGTGCAAAGGCAAAGGTCTTTGTTTTAGGTTCGTCCACCGAATAGTTTGCAAGATAAGTCTTAAAGTTTCTCTTTTTATTGAAAGAAACTTCTAATGAATTATCAGAATGTCATTTCGAGAAGCAAAACAATGAACATTTTGTGACGACCAAGTTGTTTTTGTAGGTAGGTACTAAAAGATTTCTCGTCGTAAACTCCTCGAAATGACAGTATTATATGTAGTCTCTATATTTTCATAGTTGCAGAAATCAACCACAAAAAAATGCCTCCCAACTAGTAAAAGATGGGAGGCATTAAAAGATTGTTTCACCCCGAATAACTGCAAATAATTTACAAAGA
This genomic window from candidate division KSB1 bacterium contains:
- a CDS encoding YfcE family phosphodiesterase; translated protein: MPTITVISDSHKLIRSEVCQPIQNADYVIHAGDIGSTKTYVDFQNLNANIIFVRGNMDRIQELPDIPETNAFSISGHDFYILHEIDKLDINPQGNFDIVIFGHSHKPGKYTKNGVLYLNPGSIGPRRFTLPISFAKIIIDKENQFTVKFFNILNPSLHGDTLIN
- a CDS encoding cysteine-rich CWC family protein, yielding MDTKALKYISKNCFQCGKAFGCGSNIGNGKCWCAEFPILQSADLNQGCYCPDCLKDRILKQQNSEETK
- a CDS encoding DUF2238 domain-containing protein, with product MSTLLIFFGVVLTWSAINPKDYFTWLLEVMPAIVGLFILAVTYKRFRFTNLVYGLMLIHSCVLMIGGHYTYAEVPLEVQQTNYRCN
- a CDS encoding DUF2834 domain-containing protein, encoding MSLRIVFLLLCILGFIMPYSQFIPFLQENGLDSALFFQQLFANHVSGFFGWDVIVSSVVLIIFILSESKRIGMKPTWLPIIATFTVGVSLGLPLFNYLRQLKLEQVHTQ
- a CDS encoding SDR family oxidoreductase, with the translated sequence MKLTALITGASSGIGLELAKIHASKGDNLVLVARSKNKLDELKLELEKKYDSSVYSIYKDLSNPGSALEIYTEIKQQNIQIDYLINNAGFGVFGMFNETDGDKENRMIHLNITALTQFCKLYLKDMIQRGSGKIMNVASTAAFQPGPTMAVYYATKAYVLHFSEAINNEVKGTGVTVTAFCPGATESGFQTAAAMEESNLVKGKKLPGSREVAEYGYKAMMKGKAVAIHGFMNFLMASSVRFSPRSLVVKVTRKIQGKKD
- a CDS encoding late competence development ComFB family protein; translation: MLGDISLIDIRNKNETRVISLLPKVLTEFPEFEPDRIDIQDIYALTLNKLQPRYIQRASVILSEPVTDEIIKEQLRNATERVRINPNHNI
- a CDS encoding BBE domain-containing protein, with product MRKSLWKYSKQIIDVIEAWQDWVLNSTDENMFSIFPCTSTKNTTFSIAGQYFGTVAETKTIVQKLIDNTPQSNQPDFYAYMPFVSAVRYNDGEPGQSSFKDTSGFTKSVLDSNAVKEIYKWLSNAPSANCLLQMDSFGRAINNLSPSATAFPHRNMNFIYQFQAYWDSPDDKKKHENWVDNFSKEIRTQFMEDACYRNYGDVTLSDWQYKYYANNYAKLQQIKQKYDPKDYFKYSQSIELPA
- a CDS encoding cobalamin-binding protein; this translates as MKELRIISLIASSTETICALGFEKELVGISHECDYPPSVLSLPQCSQPKFDVQGSSLEIDKRVRDVLQNALSVYKVDVEKLKELNPTVIVTQDHCEVCAVNLKEVEEAACEVLSSRPRIVSLAPNTLADIYQGFRQISSALEAEKSGEQLIARMQEGIEQIVEKAQSLTKKPRVAFLEWIDPIWTSGSWLPELIKYAGGIDRLGKKGEHSHTINFHALRETDAEIMIIAPCGYDIPKAQEEMSPLVTHPEWKNLRAVKDRQVYIVDGNQYFNRPGPRLLDSLKILAEIIHPESFDFGYNEKGWIKWKPEC
- a CDS encoding DUF2867 domain-containing protein, with the translated sequence MQGGGDGRTVADIRTLVSAIRLSGLVRLLFAIRWLLGRLFRWDRESAGGEGLFQLRITEADRARSTVATGTKDGPFTVLYVHPTEAMSEIRNSTVHAALVWVLIRRKDGYPVVMGHLCETGWMVYRFLHVSHRTVSAMDCVSSPITLSASLMVLNISWSNTN